The Pseudoliparis swirei isolate HS2019 ecotype Mariana Trench chromosome 19, NWPU_hadal_v1, whole genome shotgun sequence genomic sequence gacagaaaagaaaagcataCCTTTTTCCTGAAGATGGGCTTGGTCTGGCCCCCATAGCCGCTTTGCTTTCTGTCGTATCTCCTCTTACCTGCAGAACAATTTCAGTTCAGCCACATTTCATGACGACTCATTTACGATAAAACTGCATACCATTAAGAAAAGAGGATTAATTACCCTGTGCATAGAGGGAATCCTTTCCCTTCTTGTACTGGGTAACTTTATGGGGCTGGTGCTTCTTGCACCTCTTGCAGTAAGTCCTGCGGGTCTTCGGGACGTTCACCTGGACGACACAATCGATAAAGGATGAGCACACGTGCAATGAACGTGGTCGTAGGCGGAGAATTCGTTTTTAGCGCAACAGCTAACAATGT encodes the following:
- the rpl36a gene encoding 60S ribosomal protein L36a isoform X1 → MVNVPKTRRTYCKRCKKHQPHKVTQYKKGKDSLYAQGKRRYDRKQSGYGGQTKPIFRKKAKTTKKIVLRLECVEPNCRSKRMLAIKRCKHFELGGDKKRKGQVIQF